A portion of the Acidobacteriota bacterium genome contains these proteins:
- a CDS encoding AAA-like domain-containing protein translates to MTAIEPQFYVTGGALQYDARSYVRRQADHDLYAGLRQGQFCYVLTSRQMGKTSLMVQTAARLRADGVKVAVLDLTAIGQNLSAAQWYNGLLGQIGQHLGIEDELEDYWFELEDKDLGPLQRWMQALRKVVLPSINSSLVIFVDEIDVVRTLHDLNPQFSTDEFFAGIRAFYNQRTEDPELQRLTFCLLGVATPSDLIQDTRMTPFNIGNRIELRDFTEAEAAPLAQGLGTEPVLARKLLNRVLHWTGGHPYLTQRLCRAIAEDVSANNNAAAVDRLCEELFLSTRARVSDDNLNFVRDRLLRSEADVTALLLLYARVRKGRRVRDEEANPLISTLRLAGIVRTVEGRLAVRNQIYGHVFDTAWVQSQLPDAELLRRRQIYRRRLLLVTVTALIIIAYLAQSRLEAIRARRRADDALQRAEAAQQTVRQMYYAASVSAAQQMWENGNVERMLELLSGQVPETGSADLRGFEWYYLWRLCHNESQSLSHPDEVRAIAFAADGKRFASASADGSVKIWLPGQPTEERRLKGHEGAAVNALAFLPDGRSLATGSDDQTVKIWNLEQGEPLTLTGHAGSVRAIFVTPDRQHLITGSDDGQIYLWDMRSWRRVGRFKEARRPIISLALSADGQTLALGSGQGTVELWDAPQQRKRAHLALPPNVGLVNALAFSPDNRYLAAGGSNGSVQLWKLNKLREPQTFKQDNEAVFALAFSADSSQLAIGSDNRTVALVDVATQKLTTSFKGHLRAVQSLAFAPDGQALLSGGRDGAVKVWNLGQPQEQTLPVEMERVQSLAIAPDQTWLAAGCGPTLKLWELTAPDEAVSIAAHQETIAALAFAPDGKQLATASEDQTVKLWDLAARQAKTLLSGAGEMLAVAYSPDGKFLAAGGLASDQPLDQAEGLDRVVWLWEAHTGRELARLRGHKDRIQALAFSPDSRTLATASRGGVVKLWDAQTFREQALLRIAGKTSPINAIAFSPDGRLLAVGSNDGLATLWDVASRQLTIQLKGHTDALSTLAFAPDGRSLVTASKDKTMKFWEVQRGQELATFKVAASEVLTVAFSRDGQMLATGRATGGIRLWRAPRTTLQTKN, encoded by the coding sequence GTGACTGCCATTGAGCCACAATTTTATGTGACAGGCGGTGCATTGCAATACGATGCCCGCAGCTACGTGCGCCGACAGGCTGACCACGATTTATATGCCGGGTTGCGGCAGGGGCAGTTCTGCTATGTGCTCACTTCGCGGCAGATGGGCAAGACTTCGTTGATGGTGCAAACCGCCGCGCGTTTGCGTGCTGACGGTGTGAAAGTTGCCGTGCTCGATCTAACTGCCATTGGCCAGAATCTGAGCGCCGCGCAGTGGTACAACGGCTTGCTGGGGCAAATCGGCCAGCATCTGGGCATCGAAGACGAACTTGAAGATTACTGGTTCGAGTTGGAAGACAAAGACCTCGGCCCTTTGCAACGCTGGATGCAAGCCCTCCGCAAAGTCGTGCTGCCCAGCATCAATTCATCGTTAGTCATTTTTGTGGACGAGATTGATGTCGTGCGCACGCTCCACGATCTGAACCCGCAGTTCTCAACCGATGAATTCTTTGCTGGCATCCGGGCGTTTTATAACCAGCGCACCGAAGACCCCGAATTGCAGCGCCTCACCTTCTGTTTGCTCGGCGTCGCCACGCCTTCCGATTTGATCCAGGACACGCGCATGACCCCGTTCAACATCGGGAACCGCATCGAATTGCGCGACTTCACCGAAGCCGAAGCCGCGCCGCTGGCGCAAGGCTTGGGGACGGAGCCTGTGCTGGCTCGCAAGCTGCTGAACCGCGTGCTGCACTGGACGGGCGGGCATCCCTATCTCACCCAACGCCTGTGCCGCGCCATCGCCGAAGATGTCAGCGCGAATAACAACGCGGCGGCGGTTGATCGTCTGTGCGAAGAGTTATTCCTCTCCACGCGCGCGCGGGTCAGCGACGACAATCTCAACTTCGTGCGTGACCGCTTGCTGCGTAGCGAAGCCGATGTGACGGCCCTGCTGCTGCTGTATGCGCGCGTCCGCAAAGGTCGGCGCGTGCGTGATGAAGAGGCGAACCCGCTGATCAGCACCTTGCGCCTGGCTGGCATCGTGCGCACCGTCGAAGGCCGCCTGGCCGTCCGCAATCAAATTTACGGCCACGTCTTTGATACGGCCTGGGTGCAATCGCAGTTGCCGGATGCAGAGTTGCTCCGGCGGCGCCAGATTTACCGTCGTCGCTTGCTGCTGGTCACGGTGACGGCGCTGATCATCATCGCCTATCTGGCCCAATCGCGGCTCGAAGCCATCCGCGCGCGCCGCCGCGCCGATGACGCCTTGCAACGCGCCGAAGCCGCCCAGCAAACCGTCCGCCAGATGTATTACGCCGCTTCGGTCAGCGCTGCCCAACAGATGTGGGAGAACGGCAATGTCGAACGCATGTTGGAACTGCTCAGCGGCCAAGTGCCTGAAACCGGGAGCGCTGATTTGCGTGGGTTTGAGTGGTATTACTTGTGGCGGCTCTGTCACAACGAAAGCCAGTCTTTGTCGCACCCGGATGAAGTGCGGGCCATAGCCTTTGCCGCCGATGGAAAACGCTTTGCCAGCGCCAGCGCTGACGGCAGCGTGAAGATTTGGCTACCTGGACAGCCAACCGAAGAGCGCCGCTTGAAAGGGCACGAAGGCGCCGCCGTCAACGCGCTCGCCTTTTTACCCGATGGCCGTTCGCTCGCCACCGGCAGTGACGATCAAACCGTAAAGATTTGGAATCTAGAGCAGGGTGAACCGCTGACCTTGACCGGGCACGCTGGTTCGGTGCGCGCCATCTTCGTCACCCCAGATCGCCAGCACTTAATCACGGGCAGCGATGATGGACAGATTTATCTCTGGGACATGCGTTCGTGGCGGCGCGTGGGGCGCTTCAAAGAAGCACGCCGGCCCATCATTTCCCTCGCGCTCTCGGCGGATGGACAGACCTTGGCGCTTGGCAGCGGACAGGGCACGGTTGAACTCTGGGACGCGCCACAGCAGCGCAAACGCGCGCATCTGGCGTTGCCGCCCAATGTGGGATTGGTCAACGCGCTCGCCTTCTCACCGGACAACCGTTACCTCGCGGCTGGCGGTAGCAACGGGTCGGTTCAACTGTGGAAGCTGAACAAACTGCGCGAACCGCAGACCTTCAAACAGGACAACGAAGCCGTCTTCGCGCTCGCTTTTTCCGCCGATAGCAGTCAGTTGGCGATTGGCAGCGATAACCGCACGGTGGCGCTCGTTGACGTGGCGACGCAAAAGCTCACGACCAGTTTCAAAGGCCATTTGCGCGCCGTGCAAAGCCTGGCCTTTGCGCCGGATGGGCAAGCCTTGCTTTCCGGCGGGCGCGATGGCGCTGTCAAAGTCTGGAACCTCGGCCAACCGCAAGAGCAAACCCTGCCGGTTGAAATGGAGCGGGTTCAGTCGCTCGCCATTGCGCCCGATCAAACCTGGCTGGCCGCAGGTTGTGGGCCGACCCTTAAATTATGGGAACTCACTGCGCCGGACGAGGCTGTCTCGATTGCCGCTCATCAGGAAACCATCGCTGCGCTGGCCTTTGCACCCGACGGAAAACAATTGGCCACAGCCAGCGAAGATCAAACGGTCAAGCTCTGGGACTTGGCCGCGCGCCAAGCCAAAACATTGCTCAGCGGAGCGGGCGAAATGCTGGCCGTAGCCTATTCGCCGGATGGCAAATTCCTCGCCGCTGGCGGACTGGCGAGCGATCAACCGCTTGATCAGGCCGAAGGGCTGGATCGAGTCGTCTGGTTGTGGGAAGCCCACACAGGCCGCGAATTGGCGCGGCTGCGCGGACACAAAGACAGAATCCAGGCGCTGGCTTTTTCACCTGACAGCCGCACGCTCGCGACGGCCAGCCGTGGCGGCGTTGTCAAACTTTGGGATGCGCAAACCTTTCGCGAACAGGCCCTGCTCCGAATTGCGGGCAAAACTTCGCCGATCAATGCCATCGCCTTTTCACCGGATGGACGTTTGCTGGCCGTCGGCAGCAACGATGGCCTCGCTACGCTCTGGGACGTTGCCAGCCGCCAGTTGACCATCCAACTGAAAGGGCACACAGACGCGCTTTCCACGCTGGCCTTCGCGCCCGATGGCCGCAGCCTGGTGACGGCCAGCAAAGACAAAACCATGAAATTCTGGGAAGTCCAGCGCGGCCAGGAACTCGCTACGTTTAAGGTCGCGGCCAGCGAAGTCTTGACCGTAGCCTTTTCGCGCGACGGGCAAATGCTAGCGACCGGGCGGGCTACAGGCGGCATCCGGCTCTGGCGCGCGCCGCGCACAACGCTGCAAACGAAAAACTGA
- a CDS encoding AAA-like domain-containing protein, protein MNTHPHNECEWPKLASRYEIKCVLGKGGFGVVYLGCDQKLLGKEVVIKVLQPSKEEDWVRKKFKLELEALARINHPSIVSVTDAGQLPNGQLYLVMEFVKGATLREVLNAGSLSLARIGHLVRQIGNALSAAHENGVYHRDLKPENIMLQVLSGGEEMVKLIDFGIATVIDSQLTHNHALTKVVGTVPYMAPEQLRGLPEASSDIYALGVIAYEMVTGRLPFEAESFHQHYRLQEACAFTKPSELQHALPAAAEAAILQALSFEPNRRQPRARDFGESFAHVLALPEPVQPEIRPAVMGMRVVLFYKRQSQPDEQVLNLLESSLRAQGHQVFVDRHLTIGIEWAKEIEQQIRSADIVIPLLSAASVTSEMVAYEVQTAHEAAQQQAGKPRLLPVRIDFNAPLPESLAGILDAIQHVHWHGPKDNALLLAQLMRGFATTTELLTNLQRRKLEQVGGAVPLTSEFYIVRPTDNDFLEAISRRDSIVLVKGARQMGKTSLLARGLQRARDEGAKVVFTDFQMLNAAHLVSAETLFLALAESVAEQLDLDIVPEEKWDARRGPSPNFERFLRREVLPQLGGAPLVWGLDEVDRLFTCTFGSEVFGLFRSWHNARALNPAAPWRQLTLAIAYATEAHLFITDMNQSPFNVGTRLEVRDFDLEQVAQLNRHYGNPLQSATELERFYRVLSGHPYLVRRGLHELATQPTDLTEFEALADRDEGPFGDHLRRILVLLAQDEGLCNVVKAILSGLAVTDTRSFYRLRSAGVMTGETVQEMRPRCRLYAMYLMRHLL, encoded by the coding sequence ATGAATACTCATCCTCACAATGAATGCGAATGGCCCAAGCTGGCTTCACGCTATGAGATTAAGTGTGTCTTGGGAAAAGGCGGGTTTGGCGTTGTCTATTTGGGGTGCGATCAGAAGCTGCTCGGCAAAGAAGTCGTGATCAAAGTGCTACAGCCCTCGAAAGAAGAAGACTGGGTGCGCAAGAAATTCAAATTGGAATTGGAGGCGCTGGCACGCATCAATCACCCTAGCATCGTGTCAGTAACGGATGCGGGACAGTTGCCGAACGGACAGCTTTATCTGGTGATGGAGTTTGTCAAAGGGGCCACTTTGCGGGAGGTGCTGAACGCTGGCTCACTTTCATTGGCACGCATCGGCCATCTCGTGCGGCAAATTGGCAATGCTTTAAGTGCCGCCCATGAAAATGGGGTTTACCATCGCGATCTGAAGCCGGAAAATATTATGTTGCAGGTGCTCAGCGGCGGCGAAGAAATGGTCAAACTCATAGATTTTGGCATTGCGACGGTCATTGATTCGCAGCTTACCCACAATCACGCGCTGACCAAAGTGGTTGGTACTGTGCCGTATATGGCGCCCGAACAACTTAGGGGCTTGCCCGAAGCCAGTAGCGATATTTACGCCTTGGGGGTGATCGCGTATGAAATGGTCACCGGGCGGTTGCCCTTTGAGGCCGAATCCTTTCATCAGCATTATCGCCTGCAAGAGGCTTGCGCTTTCACCAAACCCAGTGAGTTGCAGCACGCACTGCCTGCTGCCGCTGAAGCAGCGATTCTACAGGCGCTGTCGTTTGAGCCGAATCGCCGTCAACCCCGCGCGCGCGATTTTGGCGAGTCCTTCGCCCACGTTTTGGCGTTGCCAGAGCCGGTTCAACCGGAAATACGCCCGGCGGTCATGGGAATGCGGGTGGTGTTGTTTTATAAACGGCAGTCCCAACCGGACGAACAGGTGCTGAACCTGCTGGAATCCAGCCTGCGCGCGCAAGGACATCAGGTTTTTGTGGATCGTCACCTGACCATTGGAATTGAGTGGGCCAAAGAGATTGAACAGCAAATCCGCAGTGCCGACATTGTGATCCCGCTCCTGTCGGCGGCTTCGGTCACCAGCGAAATGGTGGCGTATGAGGTGCAGACGGCGCACGAAGCGGCTCAACAACAAGCAGGCAAGCCGCGACTTTTACCGGTGCGGATTGATTTCAATGCTCCTTTACCAGAGTCGCTGGCCGGCATCCTCGACGCGATCCAACACGTGCATTGGCATGGCCCCAAGGACAATGCGTTGTTGTTGGCGCAATTGATGCGGGGCTTTGCGACGACCACGGAACTCTTGACCAATTTACAGCGCCGCAAACTTGAACAGGTTGGTGGAGCGGTTCCCCTGACCTCTGAGTTTTATATCGTCCGCCCCACTGACAACGATTTTCTGGAGGCGATTTCGCGCCGCGATAGCATCGTGCTGGTCAAAGGCGCGCGGCAGATGGGCAAGACCTCGTTGTTGGCGCGCGGGCTGCAACGTGCACGTGACGAAGGCGCCAAAGTTGTTTTCACGGATTTTCAAATGCTAAATGCCGCGCATTTGGTTTCGGCGGAAACGCTCTTTCTTGCGCTGGCAGAATCCGTTGCCGAACAACTCGACTTGGATATTGTGCCTGAAGAGAAATGGGATGCCCGGCGCGGCCCCAGCCCGAACTTCGAGCGTTTTTTGCGCCGCGAAGTCTTGCCGCAGCTTGGCGGCGCGCCCTTGGTCTGGGGGCTTGACGAAGTTGACCGCTTATTCACCTGCACTTTCGGCAGCGAGGTGTTCGGCCTCTTCCGCTCCTGGCATAACGCCCGCGCGCTCAATCCGGCGGCCCCCTGGCGGCAATTGACCCTGGCGATTGCTTACGCCACCGAAGCCCACTTGTTTATTACCGATATGAATCAATCGCCGTTCAATGTCGGGACGCGGTTGGAAGTCAGGGATTTCGATCTCGAGCAAGTCGCCCAGTTGAATCGCCACTATGGCAACCCGCTACAGAGTGCCACCGAGCTTGAACGATTCTACCGTGTCCTCAGCGGTCATCCATATTTAGTGCGGCGCGGCTTGCACGAGTTGGCGACGCAGCCGACGGATTTGACCGAGTTCGAGGCGCTGGCGGATCGCGATGAAGGGCCCTTTGGCGACCACCTGCGGCGCATTCTGGTTTTGCTCGCCCAGGATGAAGGCTTGTGTAACGTGGTGAAAGCGATTCTTTCAGGGCTTGCCGTCACTGACACCAGGAGCTTCTATCGGTTGCGTTCGGCGGGTGTGATGACGGGTGAAACGGTGCAGGAAATGCGGCCCCGTTGTCGGCTTTATGCGATGTATCTCATGCGACACTTACTCTAA